Within Pseudomonadota bacterium, the genomic segment CAGCGTGCCTGCCGATCTCTGGCCGTTGCCGTCGTATCGAGAGCTGCTCTTCGTCAAGTGAGGCGCATCGTCGCCCTTGTCGCCCTGGGCGCTCTCACCGTCGCCGCGCTTGCGCGACCGGCGGTGGGCGTGCCTGAGGCGGCGGCCGTGGTGGCGCAAGCGCGGGCGGCCTCCTCGCTCGTCGATCTCATCGCTGATCTGGGCGACGTCAACCCCACGGTGCGTAAAGCCGCGTCGCAGAAGCTCGCACTCATGTCTCGCGTCACCGTTGTGGCGCAGGCGGTGGCCCTGGTGACCGGCAAGGCACAGGCCTCCGAGAGCGAATCTCGCATGTTCAGTCCCGCGTCGGTGGCGCTCGACCTCATCGTTCGCCTCGACCCGACACGAGCCGAGGCGCTCGCCCTCGACCAGGTCGAGACGAACGACCCGGATCTGCGCGAGACCTCGGCCGCCATCGTGGCCCGTCTCGAAGACGCCAGAGCCCTGCCGTTCCTCGTTCGGGCGCTGCGTGACTGGGGGGGAGAGTCGGTCGCCGGTCTTCGGCCTGTGATTCTTGGGCTCAGCCAGGGAGGCCGGGCCGAGACGCCGGAAGCACGCGCGGTCATCGTCTCGGTGCTCGAGACGAAGTCGCTGCCGGCGCGTCAGGCGCGCTTCGTGTACCCCAATGATCACGAACCGCCCCAGGAAGGCGATCGCTATCGCTGCTGGCTCTTCAAGGGCGACGCCTGCCTCGGGCTGGTGGTTCGCCATCCTTTTCCCGAGGCGGAGGCGGGCGTGCGTCGCTCCCTTCTTCTCGACGAGCTCCGCACAGGAGCCGCTCTCGCTCTGGCGCGTCTCGACCTCCCCGATGCCGGAAATGAGATCCGGGCGTGGCTCGGGCGCGACAACAACGTCGAGCGACGGCTGGGCCTCTACCGCGCGCTGTTCGTCCTGGGGAAGGACGAGACCGCCGATCGCCTTGCCGCGCGCGACCTGTTCACGTCGACACAGGCTCCCTCTCCCGCGTGGATCGAGGGGTTGCGGGCCATGGTCGATCTGTTCTCTCGTCGCGCTGACGTCCCCGCGCTGCGCATCGTATCGTCGTGGAAGCTTCGCGGGGAAGCCGCGTCCATTCGCGCGGTTGCGCTCGATGCGATGAAGGCCGCCCACGCGGATGTGTACGCGCGGGTCCTTGGCAGCGACTACAGCCCGCCCGGCGACGGGGCGTCGGCATCGCCTCGACGCGAGCGCTGAGGCGTCTCCACAGCCGCAGTCGCGCGTGCGACGGCTTCTTTCGCGGTGTCGAGCCACGTCACCGTCCCATGGTTGCGAAACCAGGTGGTCTGCCGCTTGGCGAACAGCACGATGGCCTGCTCCAGCGCGGTAGTCATCTGCTCTCTCGACAGCTCTCCCCGCAGGTGGCGGCTCACCCATCGGTACTCGAGCCCGAGGTCCTCGAGGCGCGCGTGGGTGACGCCCTGCGCGAGCAGGCCTTCGACCTCGGCCACCATGCCCTGCTCCAGCCGCGCTGCGAGGCGCGCGTGGATGCGGTTGCGAAGGTCGTCGCGCTCCACCCGAGGGCCGAGCACGGTGGCTCGCCACGGCAGCGTGACGCGGGCGCGCAGCGATTCCGCCGTGCCCGTCTCGCGCACGACCTCGATGGCCCGCATCAGGCGGCGTGGGTTTCGCATGTCGACCGTGTGGGCTGCGTCCGGATCGAGGGTCAGCAGCTCTGAGGCGAGGGCCTCGAGGCTGAGGCCTTCCAGTCGGGCGCGCAGAACAGGATCGGGGGGCACGGCAGGAACGACGAGGCCGTCGAGCAGCGCGCTCACGTAGAGCCCGGTTCCGCCCACGAGAACGGGCACGCGTCCGCGAGCGGCCGCATCTGCCACCGCGTCGAGCGCGAGGGCCTGGTATTGCGCCATGGTGACGACGACGTGGGGGGGGGAGATGTCGATCATCCAGTGGTCGATGCCGCGAGAGACAAACGGGGCGACGACGAAGCGCCCGCCCAGCGACTCGACAGCGCGCCCTCGCGCCGTGTCGAGATGTCCCTCGACCTTACCGCTGCCGAGGTCGAGCCCCGCGTAGATCTGACGAGAGTCTGCCGAGATGATCTCGCCGCCAATGGCTCGTGCGATGTCAATGCCCCAGTCTGATTTTCCGCTTGCTGTCGGGCCCACCACGGCAATCAGGGGAAGGTTGTGGGGAATGCGGCTCAAGGCCGCCATCATGGGGTGGCTCATGGGGGGGCGATTCTTGTCAATGGGGCTTTCTTTCGGATATGTTCTCCACGCCGTGCTGCGCTCTTTCTTCGACGCGATCAGACCTTGTGTGATGGCCTTCCTGTTCATCGCCCTTGGAACCTGCTCGATGCTTCAGGCTCCCCCCACGGCGACCACGGACGCCATCGCCGCGACCTTCTTCCTGCTCGTCATCGCCATCGTTGCGGACCGGTACGGTGCAGACAGCGCCTGCTTCGCTGCCGGCATGTCGGGGGTGACCTGGACCCTGTTCTTCCTCCGCCCTGAGAGCTTCGGGAACCTGCAGATCGACGAGATGGTTCCCGTTGGCGTGTTCTGCACGGTCGGGCTGTGGACCGGGCTGATCACGGTCAAGCTGCGCCGTCAGAAGCAGCTGGCGGAGGAGCGCGAGCGCGAGACCGACAGCCTCTATCGCCTCACCTTGTCGATTCTGGCGACCACGCGCCTCCAGGAGGCGGCGAAGGTGCTGATCGACAGCCTCGGCGGAGCAGGGGAGTGCACCCTGCTCAGTGTCGAGGACGACGGCGCGATCAAGCCGGTTGTGGGTGACCTGCCTCTCGATGAGGCGTCGCTCAGACGCGTCCAGCAGGCCGTATCGACGGGCGCGGAGGTTCGCGATGACGGGGTCGAGCCGCCGCTGCATCACCTTCCCCTTCAGGTAGGCGGTCAGAAGATGGGGGCGCTTACCGTGCGCGATGTGCAGCGCGGCGCGAGCCCCACGCCACAGATGTTCGCTGTTGCGGGGCACGCGGCCATGGCCCTCCATCGCCATCGCCTCGAGCGCTCGGCCGTCGAGGCCCTTGCCAGGCTCGAGGCCGAGCGCCTGAAGGCGTCGCTCCTTGCGTCGGTCTCCCATGACCTGCGAACGCCGCTCGCCTCGATCAAGGCCGCGGCGAGCGGCATCGTGCTCGAGGATGTTGCGGTGGACGAAGAGGGCAGAAAGACCCTGGTCGAGCGCATCATTGCCAGTGCTGATCGCCTTGACGGTCTCGTGAGCAACCTGCTGAGCATGTCGCGCCTCGAGGCCGGCGCGTGGAAGCCGGCAAAGGAGCTCTTCCCCTTCTCGGAGATCGTGGCCGGCGTGCTCGGACGTTTCTCGGAGCGCGAGGCCTCGCGTATCATCGTCGATCTCCCGGAAGACCTCCCGCTGGTCCCACTTGACGGCGTGCAGATCGAACAGGTGGTCTGGAACCTCATCGAAAACGCTTTCAAGTATGTCCCGGGCGCGTCTCCCCTGCTGCTGCGAATCCGCTGCCGCGGTGCCCGGGTCGAGGTCATCCTGCGCGATCACGGCGCCGGGATCCCCCGGGGGGAAGAGCGTCGCATCTTTCAGAAGTTCTATCGCGCGCATCGCGGCGGTGAGCGCGGAGCCCCCGGGGTGGGCATGGGCCTGGCCATCTGTCGCGAGATCGTGGAGGCCCACGGCGGTGAGATCACGGCCGCAAACGCTCCTGGCGGAGGTGCGGTCTTCACCTTCTTCCTGCCGCTCGAGGAGAAAAAGGAGGCGAAGTCATGTCTGGTCGAGGCAAATCAGTCCTCATCGTAGACGACGAGGCCGAGATATGCAGCTCTCTCGAGATGGCGCTGCGACCTCGCGGGTATGAGGTGCGCTCGGTGGAGAGCGGAGAGCAGGCGCTCGATTCGGCGCTCGAGCGTCCGCCCGACCTCGTGATCCTCGACCTGTCGCTGCCCGGCATGAACGGTCTCGAGGTGTGCAAGCGGCTGCGCGAGCACTCGCAGGTGCCCATCATCGTTCTCTCGGTGCGCAGCGCTGAGTCTGACAAGATCACGGCGCTCGATCTCGGGGCCGATGACTACGTCACCAAGCCCTTTGCCCTGGGCGAGCTTCTTGCGCGCATGCGCACGGCCTTTCGACACGCCGCGGCGGTGGAGTCAGAGCGGTCGGTGTATGAGTTCGACGGGCTGAAGGTGAACTTCACCCTTCGGCAGGTCACGGTGCAGGGACGTGATGTGCGTCTCACCCCGAAGGAGTTCGATCTCCTTCACTACTTCATCCAGCACGCCGACAGCATCGCGACCCACGCAAACCTCCTCGCCGCGGTCTGGGGCGACGAGTACCGCGAAGACAAGCCCTTGCTCCGCGTCCACATCGCAAACCTCCGCCAGAAGCTCGAGCCCAATCCGTCGCGTCCCACGTTCATCGTGAACGAGCCAGGCGTGGGATATCGCTTTCGAACATCCGCCACAGAGTAGGGTCTCCCCCCTTGTCTTCGACGGGGGGACGCGTGATAACAAAAGTTAAACCATTCATATGATCGGATGGAGATGACGCATGCAGATCCCTGATTCCACGTCCGCCGCCCAGACCGCCAGACTGTCCTCTCGCGCCGCGACGCCTTCTGAGTCGGTCGCCGCTCCTCCCGAGGTATGCGATCGGGTGCAGGTGTCGTCTCCCGCGCCCGCGCGAGCCGCGTCCGCCGCATCGGCGAAGCCTGCGCCTGTCTCCGAAGCGCCGGCCCCCGTGGCACAGAAGGCGGCCGAAGCACCGATGGCCCTCATCGCATCGTCGACAGCCAGAGCTGAGGCCCAGGCCGCGCCTCGCGTGCTCCTGGCCGAAACAGCGGTTCCGACGGCCTCGGCGTCCCTGCTGGGGCTTGCGCCCGCATCGTCCCCACCTGATGTGAAGCCCACCAGCGCGGGATTCGATCTCTCGAACCTCGACCCGAGCGTGAAGCCGAGCGAGAACTTCTTTCGCTACGCCAATGGGGGCTGGATCGACAAGAATCCCATTCCCGCCGAGTTGCCTCGCTGGGGGCGCTTCCTCGAGCTCAACGAGAGCAACGTGCGCATCTGCAACGACATCATGCGCGATGCCTCCGCCGCAGCCCTCACAGCATCCAAGGGCAGCGACCTCCAGAAGATGGGCGACTTCTACGCCAGTGGCATGGATGAACAGGCCATTGAAGCGGCGGGCCTGACGCCGCTGCAAGCCTCGCTCGACGCCATCGACAAGATCAGCAGCCTCGACGAGCTTCGCCGCGCGGTGGCCGATCTGCACGCCAGCGGTGTCAACGCGTTCTTTGCCATCGGATCGACACAAGACGCCAAGGACAACACCCAGGTCATCGGCGAGGTCGACCAGGCGGGGCTCGGGCTGCCCGACCGCGACTACTACTTCAAGACCGATGAGAAGTCGTCTGCGATTCGTGCCGCGTACGTCGATCACATGGCGAAGACGTTCGAGCTCATGGGAGACAAGCCAGAAGACGCTCGCGTCAATGCCGAGACCGTCATGGCCCTCGAGACCGAGCTCGCGGCCCATTCCCGCACCCGCGTGCAGCTGCGCGATCCGGAAGCCAACTACAACAAGACCGATCGCGCGGCGCTGAGCGCCCTCACCCCGAACTTCGACTGGAACGGCTACCTGGCTGACGTGGGCATCGCAGACGTGAAGGAGCTCAACGTGGGCCAGCCCGAGTTCTTCCAGGCACTCGACAGCGTGCTGGCCACGCGTCCTCTCGGCGATCTCAAGACCTACCTGCGATGGCATCTCATCGACTCCAGCGCGGGCAATCTCTCGAAGGCGTTCGTCGACGAGAACTTCCACTTCAAGGGAACCGTTCTCAGCGGCACGCCCACCATCCGACCTCGCTGGAAGCGCGTCGTGGGTGCGGCTGACGGCGCCATCGGCGACATCGTCGGAAAGGCCTATGTCGAGAAGACCTTCCCGCCCGAGGCCAAGGCCCGCGTGGGAGAGATGATCGACAATCTCAAGGGCGCGTTCCGCGAGAGCCTGCAGAACCTGTCTTGGATGAGCCCCGAGACGCGGACCAAGGCCATCGAGAAGATGGACGCCTTCACCGCAAAGATCGGCTATCCGGACAAGTGGAAGGACTACAGCGATCTTGAGATCAATCGGGGGCCCTTCGTGCTCAACGTCATGGCCGCCAACCGCCATGCGTTCGCCCAGGACCTCGCCAAGATCGGCAAGCCGGTCGACCGCACGGAGTGGCACATGACGCCACAGACGGTGAACGCCTACTACAACCCCCTCCAGAACGAGATCGTGTTCCCCGCGGGCATCCTGCAGCCGCCCTTCTTCAACTTCGCGGCCGATGACGCCGTGAACTACGGGGGCATCGGTGCGGTCATCGGGCATGAGATGACGCACGGCTTCGATGATCAGGGAGCGCAGTTCGACGGCGAGGGAAATCTCAAGAACTGGTGGACTGACAGCGACCTGGCCAACTTCCATCAGCGCACTGACGCCGTGTCGGCGCTCTTCGACACCTTCGAGGTAGAGCCCGGGCTCCACATCAACGGCAAGCTGGTGACCGGAGAGGCGACGGCCGATCTGGGCGGTGTCACGCTCGCCTATCGCGCCTTCGAGCGTTCGATGGAGGGGCGTCAGCGGCCGGACAACATCGACGGGTTCAGTCCCGAGCAGCGCTTCTTCCTCGGGTTCGCCCAGATCTGGGCGGGAGCGCAGCGTCCCGAGTACACCCGGATGCAGGTCACCACTGACCCTCACCCGTACGCTCCCTTCCGGGTCAACGGTACGCTCGAGAACCTGCCTGCGTTCGCAGATGCGTTCAACGTGAAGCCGGGCGATCCGATGACGCTTCCTCCGGAGAAGCAGATCCAGATCTGGTAGTGCGGCCTCGATACAGAAAGCATAAAGGGCGCCTCGACGAGGCGCCCTTTTTCATGTCTGTCTTTCGGGGAGGTGGGTCTGGCCGTGTGCGAGGAGACGGCCGGAAGAGACTCAGTGGAAGAGGCCGAACACGCCGCCAACAGCGCCGCCGATGACACCGCCCACGGCGAACCCGACGAGTGCCCCTGCCTTGGTGCCGACACCGAGGTAGCGCTCTTCGAGCGTCGAGGCGGCCAGTCCGGCTGCGCCACCGATCATCAGGCCGGGCAGACCGAAGTGCGAGCCGAACTGCGCACCAGCATAGGCAGAGCCGCCGATGGCGGCCGCGCCGCCTGCGATGGCGCCGAAGATGGTGCCAAATCCGGACCCGACGGCCGCGCCCGTGGTGACGCCTTCGGATACGGAGGTTCCCTGGTACTCACTGCGCTTGAACGTGTCGAGCAGCCCCGCCTGGGGCTTTTCAAGGCTCACCCGCTGGGGGCGCGCAAACAGGTTCGGAGCTTGCGACGTCAGGTCACGTATCACCGAGGTATCCTCCCACGTCTCTGGTCGGGCCAGCGCTGCTGCGCAACCGCCACGCCAGCTCGCATGGGCTGCGCGGACGCAATGGCCTCTTCTA encodes:
- a CDS encoding DUF4118 domain-containing protein codes for the protein MISPPMARAMSMPQSDFPLAVGPTTAIRGRLWGMRLKAAIMGWLMGGRFLSMGLSFGYVLHAVLRSFFDAIRPCVMAFLFIALGTCSMLQAPPTATTDAIAATFFLLVIAIVADRYGADSACFAAGMSGVTWTLFFLRPESFGNLQIDEMVPVGVFCTVGLWTGLITVKLRRQKQLAEERERETDSLYRLTLSILATTRLQEAAKVLIDSLGGAGECTLLSVEDDGAIKPVVGDLPLDEASLRRVQQAVSTGAEVRDDGVEPPLHHLPLQVGGQKMGALTVRDVQRGASPTPQMFAVAGHAAMALHRHRLERSAVEALARLEAERLKASLLASVSHDLRTPLASIKAAASGIVLEDVAVDEEGRKTLVERIIASADRLDGLVSNLLSMSRLEAGAWKPAKELFPFSEIVAGVLGRFSEREASRIIVDLPEDLPLVPLDGVQIEQVVWNLIENAFKYVPGASPLLLRIRCRGARVEVILRDHGAGIPRGEERRIFQKFYRAHRGGERGAPGVGMGLAICREIVEAHGGEITAANAPGGGAVFTFFLPLEEKKEAKSCLVEANQSSS
- a CDS encoding DNA-binding response regulator encodes the protein MSGRGKSVLIVDDEAEICSSLEMALRPRGYEVRSVESGEQALDSALERPPDLVILDLSLPGMNGLEVCKRLREHSQVPIIVLSVRSAESDKITALDLGADDYVTKPFALGELLARMRTAFRHAAAVESERSVYEFDGLKVNFTLRQVTVQGRDVRLTPKEFDLLHYFIQHADSIATHANLLAAVWGDEYREDKPLLRVHIANLRQKLEPNPSRPTFIVNEPGVGYRFRTSATE
- a CDS encoding M13 family peptidase, with amino-acid sequence MQIPDSTSAAQTARLSSRAATPSESVAAPPEVCDRVQVSSPAPARAASAASAKPAPVSEAPAPVAQKAAEAPMALIASSTARAEAQAAPRVLLAETAVPTASASLLGLAPASSPPDVKPTSAGFDLSNLDPSVKPSENFFRYANGGWIDKNPIPAELPRWGRFLELNESNVRICNDIMRDASAAALTASKGSDLQKMGDFYASGMDEQAIEAAGLTPLQASLDAIDKISSLDELRRAVADLHASGVNAFFAIGSTQDAKDNTQVIGEVDQAGLGLPDRDYYFKTDEKSSAIRAAYVDHMAKTFELMGDKPEDARVNAETVMALETELAAHSRTRVQLRDPEANYNKTDRAALSALTPNFDWNGYLADVGIADVKELNVGQPEFFQALDSVLATRPLGDLKTYLRWHLIDSSAGNLSKAFVDENFHFKGTVLSGTPTIRPRWKRVVGAADGAIGDIVGKAYVEKTFPPEAKARVGEMIDNLKGAFRESLQNLSWMSPETRTKAIEKMDAFTAKIGYPDKWKDYSDLEINRGPFVLNVMAANRHAFAQDLAKIGKPVDRTEWHMTPQTVNAYYNPLQNEIVFPAGILQPPFFNFAADDAVNYGGIGAVIGHEMTHGFDDQGAQFDGEGNLKNWWTDSDLANFHQRTDAVSALFDTFEVEPGLHINGKLVTGEATADLGGVTLAYRAFERSMEGRQRPDNIDGFSPEQRFFLGFAQIWAGAQRPEYTRMQVTTDPHPYAPFRVNGTLENLPAFADAFNVKPGDPMTLPPEKQIQIW
- a CDS encoding tRNA dimethylallyltransferase; translated protein: MNRKAITQGLIASKKERSTAWRTYPKESPIDKNRPPMSHPMMAALSRIPHNLPLIAVVGPTASGKSDWGIDIARAIGGEIISADSRQIYAGLDLGSGKVEGHLDTARGRAVESLGGRFVVAPFVSRGIDHWMIDISPPHVVVTMAQYQALALDAVADAAARGRVPVLVGGTGLYVSALLDGLVVPAVPPDPVLRARLEGLSLEALASELLTLDPDAAHTVDMRNPRRLMRAIEVVRETGTAESLRARVTLPWRATVLGPRVERDDLRNRIHARLAARLEQGMVAEVEGLLAQGVTHARLEDLGLEYRWVSRHLRGELSREQMTTALEQAIVLFAKRQTTWFRNHGTVTWLDTAKEAVARATAAVETPQRSRRGDADAPSPGGL